A window from Chitinophaga filiformis encodes these proteins:
- a CDS encoding sensor histidine kinase — translation MQDANKQIIIIIIAVIAVLLFLGILFLIMIWAYNNRKQQVEVEKMQMKHDFDRQLLQSTLEIQEETFNNISQELHDHVGQLLSLAKVQLHIMEQRAEQAPGSLKEVKDTIGQAMTILRDIAKGLSTERVQLFSLAGNIDQEAERINRSGATRVVFHLEGTERPMEAQGKLILFRIIQEALQNVLKHAAAAEVIITCEYMTDRLYVSICDNGIGFNVEEVLGRKNGLGLQHITSRAAVLGGLANITSSAGKGTIITITIPNV, via the coding sequence ATGCAGGATGCAAATAAACAGATCATCATCATCATTATAGCGGTAATAGCGGTCCTGCTATTTCTCGGTATTTTATTTCTGATAATGATCTGGGCATACAACAACAGGAAACAACAGGTGGAAGTGGAAAAGATGCAGATGAAGCACGATTTTGACAGGCAGCTGCTACAATCTACGTTAGAGATCCAGGAAGAGACTTTTAACAACATCAGCCAGGAACTGCACGATCATGTAGGGCAGCTGTTAAGCCTTGCAAAAGTGCAGTTACATATCATGGAGCAGCGTGCAGAGCAGGCTCCTGGTAGCCTGAAGGAAGTAAAAGATACGATAGGGCAGGCTATGACCATCCTGCGGGACATTGCCAAAGGACTTAGTACCGAAAGAGTACAGCTATTCAGCCTGGCGGGCAACATTGACCAGGAGGCAGAACGGATCAACAGGAGCGGAGCAACCCGTGTGGTTTTTCACCTGGAAGGCACGGAAAGACCAATGGAGGCGCAGGGAAAGCTGATCCTCTTCAGGATCATACAGGAAGCCCTGCAAAACGTGCTCAAACATGCCGCAGCAGCAGAAGTGATCATCACCTGCGAATACATGACAGACCGGCTGTATGTTAGTATTTGCGATAATGGTATCGGTTTCAATGTAGAGGAGGTGCTCGGCAGGAAGAACGGATTAGGGTTGCAGCATATTACCAGCAGGGCAGCGGTGCTGGGAGGCCTGGCCAATATTACCAGCAGCGCCGGCAAAGGAACGATCATTACCATCACCATACCCAATGTATGA
- a CDS encoding caspase domain-containing protein yields the protein MSPKPLVSEAPLPPTTGPCEEVTNENLVKGLPVNEQDYAIIVGISHYTSLAQLNAPVTDACRLRNWLIRAEGGNLHPQHVFFIPSAPGSNVPDQLAIDKALSDILQLAEAKPARRLYFYFSGHGFGSNWEVNGMCLPIWSPSFYNAALSSKAYLDLLVEKDLFKEVYFFLDCCRDRKINTKPLHSMLGGPRPGGANTMAVVMYASEYENPAWEGMMNANGNLQVHGYFSRALLEALNGGAVNNSGDITITSFLDYVREKTETYAKEKNHTQTVRSDIRNNSYGLDYVIHKTGRTPGTVLTIKFKTGGDISLDGPDLSNIKSGIVQAGDSWLIPLGKGYHQLTDKISKRSSFITIDGTLKTMIYEF from the coding sequence ATGAGCCCAAAACCACTTGTATCCGAAGCACCATTACCTCCCACTACAGGGCCCTGTGAGGAGGTAACCAATGAGAATCTGGTCAAAGGCCTCCCCGTCAATGAACAGGATTACGCCATCATTGTCGGAATAAGCCATTATACTAGTTTAGCACAATTAAACGCACCCGTTACGGATGCCTGTCGCCTGAGGAACTGGCTGATCAGGGCGGAGGGCGGTAATCTCCATCCGCAGCATGTCTTTTTCATTCCCTCTGCTCCCGGCAGCAATGTACCCGACCAGCTGGCCATTGACAAGGCGCTGTCAGACATCCTGCAGCTGGCGGAAGCCAAACCTGCCCGGCGCCTGTACTTCTACTTCTCCGGTCATGGCTTTGGCTCCAACTGGGAAGTGAACGGTATGTGCCTGCCTATATGGTCGCCCAGCTTTTATAATGCGGCCCTTTCGTCTAAAGCTTACCTGGACCTGCTGGTAGAAAAGGACCTTTTTAAGGAAGTGTATTTCTTCCTGGATTGCTGCCGCGACAGGAAGATCAACACGAAGCCTTTGCATTCCATGCTCGGCGGGCCACGTCCGGGAGGTGCCAATACCATGGCAGTGGTCATGTATGCCTCAGAGTATGAGAACCCGGCCTGGGAAGGGATGATGAATGCGAACGGCAATCTGCAGGTACATGGTTATTTCTCCAGGGCCTTGCTGGAAGCGCTGAATGGTGGGGCGGTGAATAACAGCGGTGATATCACTATTACCAGCTTCCTCGACTATGTGCGGGAGAAGACGGAAACCTATGCCAAGGAAAAGAATCATACACAAACAGTACGCTCTGATATCCGCAATAACAGTTACGGGCTGGATTATGTGATCCATAAGACCGGCAGAACACCCGGCACCGTATTAACGATAAAGTTCAAAACCGGGGGAGACATCTCGCTGGACGGACCTGACCTGAGTAATATCAAATCAGGCATCGTACAGGCAGGCGATTCATGGCTGATCCCACTGGGTAAAGGTTATCACCAGTTAACGGATAAAATCTCCAAAAGATCTTCATTTATTACCATCGATGGTACCCTTAAAACTATGATCTATGAATTCTAA
- a CDS encoding caspase family protein — MTPQSYALHIGLNAVNPDGYEGWDGELFACENDAAVYKAIAEKAGFQSIYSLLTKEATSQNVLQHLQKAASQLQSGDILLLTYSGHGGSIIDTNQDETNNFGEMDGFDETWCLYDRQLIDDELFDCFSRFKPGVRILIFSDSCHSGSVAKAAEPLSTTLDPATYTRAREAPLDVLSRTYNKHKSEYDGIQAQLSAGPADIAAYVVQFGACQDDELAMEVWGNGMFTAKVQEVMQEEINSYTDLFIAIKKSFSAQQHPNLFHYGNKTYDFLAQAPFSIQPLVGTQG, encoded by the coding sequence ATGACACCACAAAGCTATGCGCTGCATATCGGCTTGAATGCAGTGAACCCTGACGGCTATGAAGGCTGGGACGGCGAGCTCTTTGCCTGCGAGAACGACGCGGCGGTGTACAAGGCGATCGCTGAAAAGGCGGGTTTCCAATCCATCTACTCACTCCTTACCAAAGAGGCCACGTCTCAAAACGTGCTGCAACACCTGCAAAAAGCGGCCAGCCAGCTGCAATCGGGCGATATACTCCTGCTCACCTATTCAGGACATGGCGGTTCTATTATAGATACCAACCAGGATGAAACCAACAACTTTGGCGAGATGGACGGCTTCGATGAAACCTGGTGCCTGTACGACCGGCAGCTGATAGACGATGAGCTGTTCGACTGCTTCAGCAGGTTCAAACCCGGCGTACGCATATTGATATTCTCCGACAGCTGTCACTCCGGCTCTGTAGCCAAAGCAGCAGAACCGCTTAGCACCACGCTTGATCCTGCTACTTATACCCGCGCCCGTGAAGCGCCGCTGGATGTGTTGAGCCGTACCTACAACAAACATAAAAGCGAATATGATGGCATACAGGCGCAACTCAGCGCCGGTCCGGCAGATATTGCTGCTTACGTGGTGCAGTTTGGCGCCTGCCAGGACGACGAACTGGCGATGGAAGTATGGGGCAATGGCATGTTCACGGCAAAGGTGCAGGAGGTGATGCAAGAAGAGATCAACAGTTATACAGACCTGTTTATTGCCATTAAAAAAAGCTTTTCTGCCCAACAGCATCCTAACTTGTTCCATTACGGGAATAAGACCTACGACTTCCTGGCGCAGGCGCCTTTCAGCATACAGCCACTTGTAGGAACACAGGGATAA
- a CDS encoding M28 family metallopeptidase, with the protein MKNLLLCTTLALAACNPGTRQAGTADDSTAIKAIDSAGLAKDIAVLASDEFQGRKPFTIGEEKTLAYLIKRFKEIGLQPGNDTSFLQEVPMVEIRSVPEGDLRINGKSGELKLSYLDQFVAGTKHVQERVAINNSEMVFAGFGIVAPEYNWNDYAGLDVKGKTVVVMVNDPGFYDSTLFKGKTHTMTYYGRWTYKFEEAARQGAAGILIIHDVLPASYGWTVVRSGWSKPKLDLQTPDDNKSRAAIEGWLTQESAEKLFQLAGVPDSIMNQAKRPGFKPVPLNVKASLALQNKIRKSVSHNVAALLPGTDRKNEYIIYSAHWDHLGIGEAVKGDSIYNGALDNASGVAGLLQLATAFSKLKQAPKRSVLFLALTGEEQGLLGSEYYAAHPIFPVKSTVADINMDVLNFFGRTKDITIIGKGQSELDDYAARSAEKQGRFLVPEANPSGGWFFRSDHFNFAKVGIPALYPGSGTKSLMHDSAWAPDHATMYGRDHYHSPFDQMDPSWELSGMVEDVRFLFDVGQTLSNEDKFPKWKEGSEFKSKR; encoded by the coding sequence ATGAAGAACCTGCTCTTATGTACAACACTGGCACTTGCAGCCTGTAACCCGGGCACCAGACAGGCCGGTACTGCCGACGATTCAACTGCTATTAAAGCCATCGATTCAGCCGGATTGGCAAAGGATATTGCTGTACTTGCCTCCGACGAATTCCAGGGACGTAAGCCCTTTACCATCGGGGAAGAGAAAACGCTGGCCTACCTCATAAAACGGTTTAAGGAAATAGGCTTGCAACCAGGGAATGATACCAGTTTCCTCCAGGAAGTGCCGATGGTGGAGATCAGGTCCGTGCCGGAAGGCGACCTGCGCATAAATGGTAAGAGCGGTGAACTGAAACTCAGTTACCTCGATCAGTTCGTGGCAGGTACCAAACATGTACAGGAACGGGTGGCCATCAACAATTCAGAAATGGTGTTTGCCGGTTTCGGTATCGTGGCGCCTGAGTACAACTGGAACGACTACGCGGGACTGGACGTAAAAGGTAAGACCGTGGTGGTAATGGTGAATGATCCCGGGTTTTATGACAGCACCCTGTTCAAAGGCAAGACCCATACCATGACCTATTACGGCCGCTGGACCTATAAATTTGAAGAGGCAGCCCGTCAGGGGGCGGCAGGTATCCTCATCATTCATGACGTGTTGCCTGCCAGCTATGGCTGGACAGTAGTTCGCAGCGGCTGGTCAAAGCCTAAACTGGACCTGCAGACGCCCGACGATAATAAGAGCCGCGCCGCCATCGAAGGCTGGCTGACCCAGGAATCTGCCGAAAAACTGTTTCAGCTGGCAGGTGTGCCCGACAGTATCATGAACCAGGCTAAACGCCCCGGGTTTAAACCGGTCCCCTTAAATGTGAAGGCCTCCCTGGCATTGCAGAACAAGATCCGTAAATCCGTTTCCCACAACGTGGCCGCCCTGCTGCCCGGTACAGACAGGAAAAATGAATATATCATCTACTCCGCCCATTGGGATCACCTGGGCATCGGAGAAGCTGTAAAAGGCGATTCTATCTACAATGGTGCGCTGGATAATGCTTCCGGTGTAGCTGGCCTCCTGCAGCTTGCAACGGCCTTTTCCAAGCTGAAACAGGCGCCTAAACGCTCGGTGTTATTCCTGGCATTAACAGGAGAGGAACAGGGCCTGTTGGGCTCCGAATATTATGCGGCACATCCCATCTTCCCTGTTAAATCGACCGTTGCGGACATCAATATGGACGTGCTGAACTTCTTCGGGCGTACCAAAGACATTACGATCATCGGTAAGGGACAATCTGAGCTGGACGATTATGCCGCCAGATCGGCCGAAAAACAGGGCCGCTTCCTGGTACCTGAAGCCAATCCTTCGGGGGGCTGGTTCTTCCGCTCCGACCATTTCAATTTTGCGAAAGTCGGTATCCCAGCGTTATATCCCGGTAGCGGCACCAAATCCCTAATGCACGATTCTGCCTGGGCACCCGATCATGCCACCATGTACGGCCGCGATCATTATCATTCCCCTTTCGACCAGATGGATCCCAGCTGGGAATTGTCAGGAATGGTGGAAGATGTGCGCTTCCTGTTCGATGTAGGCCAGACCTTGTCGAATGAAGATAAATTCCCGAAATGGAAAGAAGGCTCTGAATTCAAATCGAAACGATAG
- a CDS encoding helix-turn-helix domain-containing protein — translation MQYFAERLKALRKSHGLSLQDLADKCDHTVSKQALSKYEAGVMQPSRKILDILAKVLKVRVSYFDTQPIFKLPAFEFKRKGDIPVKQLESIREKVKDMFERYLQVESLLAIQFKFSNPVRPIPVADELAAADVATKLLNKWDLGWGALHNVSGMLESKGLRVIEVESPAIFDGLSTYVGKIPVIVLHKDRPADIKRFAAMYELGQLVLNITEGADRHKICETFAAAMLLPGDALETHLGNKRIAIAPGELSTIKEQYGLPMGAIMQQAVFKEIIDRKNANGFFKMLADNADETGLGVYTGQEKTYRFERMVYRLVAEDIIDVEKAADLTGRSVEELQREIEVFEAVAQE, via the coding sequence ATGCAATATTTCGCAGAGAGATTAAAAGCGCTACGCAAGAGCCATGGTCTGTCCCTGCAGGATCTCGCTGATAAATGCGATCATACGGTCAGCAAACAGGCGCTGAGCAAATATGAGGCGGGCGTTATGCAGCCTTCCCGCAAAATATTAGACATTCTCGCAAAAGTATTAAAGGTAAGGGTCAGCTATTTTGACACGCAACCGATTTTCAAACTGCCTGCATTTGAGTTTAAGCGGAAAGGCGACATACCCGTAAAACAGCTGGAGAGTATCAGGGAAAAAGTAAAGGATATGTTCGAGCGTTATCTGCAGGTAGAATCCCTGCTCGCCATCCAGTTTAAGTTCAGCAATCCTGTAAGGCCTATCCCTGTAGCCGATGAACTGGCAGCGGCGGATGTTGCCACCAAATTACTCAATAAGTGGGACCTGGGATGGGGCGCCCTCCACAATGTGAGCGGCATGCTGGAAAGCAAAGGCCTTCGTGTGATCGAGGTAGAATCACCGGCCATCTTCGACGGCTTAAGCACCTATGTGGGAAAGATACCCGTCATTGTGCTGCATAAAGACCGGCCGGCCGATATCAAACGTTTTGCCGCGATGTACGAGCTGGGCCAGCTCGTGCTGAACATCACCGAAGGTGCAGACAGGCATAAGATCTGTGAGACCTTTGCAGCAGCGATGTTGTTGCCGGGGGATGCTTTGGAGACACATTTAGGCAACAAACGGATCGCCATTGCGCCGGGAGAATTGAGCACTATCAAAGAACAATATGGGCTGCCGATGGGGGCTATTATGCAACAGGCAGTCTTCAAAGAGATCATCGACCGCAAAAATGCAAATGGCTTTTTTAAAATGCTTGCAGATAATGCTGATGAAACAGGCCTCGGCGTTTACACCGGCCAGGAAAAAACATACCGTTTTGAACGCATGGTATACCGGCTAGTAGCAGAAGATATCATTGATGTGGAGAAGGCGGCTGATCTTACCGGGAGATCGGTGGAAGAGCTACAGCGGGAAATAGAGGTGTTTGAGGCCGTGGCGCAGGAGTAA
- a CDS encoding PepSY-associated TM helix domain-containing protein, translating into MPETMGNDTQTNINKKGKSLGKQLNAWLHLWLGLTSGIIVLIVSITGCIFVFQKEINEWVHHDELFVTAHHTPTLPLSVLQEKAQVALGKEYPIRSVFTYRTPDRAWEFLSYAEGDENALTIFGATAYYKAAYVDPYTGNVTAVHDLKRDFFVIVKYLHWSLLLNTKYGQPIVGWATFIFVILLITGLILWWPKKWTKKTREQSFKIKWSGNFKRVNYDLHNVLGFYALLIALVLALTGMVWAFKWFQATVYVVASRSITPPQHKEVQSDTLALPPAGTNPLDVAYATAVQQFPNAKRIGVYATPNNNTATISMSAYWGKETYYDRDDLQFDQHSGKLLLHETAKDRNAGEQLIGMNYDIHVGAIAGLPGKILAFFASLICASLPVTGFLVWWNKGRKDKSSQHHRKRKQGQMGSKLYVDNKGGLTTNVPPVRNN; encoded by the coding sequence ATGCCTGAAACCATGGGGAACGACACACAAACCAACATTAATAAAAAAGGGAAATCTCTGGGAAAGCAACTCAATGCCTGGCTGCATCTCTGGCTGGGACTAACGTCCGGCATCATCGTGCTGATCGTCAGCATTACCGGTTGCATTTTCGTGTTCCAGAAAGAGATCAACGAATGGGTACATCATGATGAGTTGTTCGTTACAGCACACCATACACCAACATTGCCCTTGAGCGTACTGCAGGAAAAGGCACAGGTTGCTTTGGGAAAGGAATATCCCATCCGCAGTGTGTTTACTTACAGAACGCCCGACCGGGCCTGGGAGTTCCTAAGCTATGCCGAAGGCGATGAAAATGCCCTCACCATCTTTGGCGCTACGGCGTATTATAAAGCCGCATATGTAGATCCCTACACGGGTAATGTAACAGCAGTGCATGACCTGAAACGTGATTTCTTTGTGATCGTAAAATACCTGCACTGGAGTTTACTCCTGAATACGAAATATGGTCAGCCGATAGTAGGATGGGCAACCTTCATCTTCGTCATTCTCCTGATCACAGGCCTCATACTCTGGTGGCCGAAGAAATGGACAAAGAAGACACGCGAGCAAAGCTTCAAAATAAAATGGTCAGGCAATTTTAAACGCGTGAATTATGACCTGCATAATGTACTAGGTTTCTATGCCTTGCTCATAGCCCTGGTATTGGCATTGACCGGCATGGTATGGGCCTTTAAATGGTTCCAGGCTACCGTTTATGTGGTAGCATCCCGCAGCATTACACCGCCCCAGCATAAGGAAGTGCAGTCAGATACTTTAGCACTGCCACCGGCCGGCACTAATCCGCTGGATGTGGCTTATGCCACAGCGGTACAGCAATTCCCGAATGCAAAACGCATTGGTGTATATGCCACACCGAATAACAATACGGCAACCATCAGCATGTCTGCCTACTGGGGAAAGGAGACCTATTATGACCGGGACGATCTGCAGTTCGATCAGCACAGTGGTAAGCTGCTCCTGCATGAAACAGCGAAAGACAGGAATGCAGGCGAACAGCTGATTGGCATGAACTACGACATTCACGTGGGCGCCATTGCCGGTCTGCCGGGAAAGATCCTGGCTTTCTTTGCAAGCCTCATCTGCGCCAGCCTGCCTGTAACCGGCTTCCTGGTATGGTGGAATAAGGGGAGGAAGGATAAAAGCAGTCAACATCACCGGAAAAGAAAACAGGGGCAAATGGGCAGTAAGCTTTACGTTGATAACAAGGGAGGGCTAACAACGAATGTTCCTCCTGTGAGGAACAACTGA
- a CDS encoding helix-turn-helix domain-containing protein, with protein sequence MTLPLSISTHIGQPILFTPGMPDAYSSYALQGTRPYYAVSDSFGCILFQQVANHSYNAWVSHYIINRPTAFKVKGNVDDLLFHHTLKGNMFYILNSHESETFQHQMNIMVTPRLRHLVRFKSAGVYVALDIQMPVDELKSYQESFPVVQDLLKKLDDKNTITLLDQHMIAHERLRNIIQDITERQLPKAASEKYREQKTGELIIESLDMLSRYLTDANGLSAADHERGQKTEVHLLKHLQQPSPPTLKQLARFAGTNEKKLEEIFRSRHGITVYDFFQNARMRIIYRKLTETAVPLQDLAEEFGYTDYSSFSYAVKKRFSMSPRELRKNSSINS encoded by the coding sequence ATGACCCTACCATTGTCCATTTCAACCCACATCGGGCAACCGATACTGTTCACCCCCGGTATGCCTGACGCCTATTCCAGCTACGCGCTGCAGGGCACCAGGCCGTATTACGCGGTGAGTGACAGCTTTGGCTGTATCCTGTTCCAGCAGGTAGCGAATCATAGTTACAATGCATGGGTAAGTCATTATATCATTAATAGACCGACAGCATTTAAAGTAAAAGGAAACGTGGACGATCTGTTGTTCCACCACACATTAAAGGGTAATATGTTCTATATATTGAACAGCCATGAAAGTGAAACGTTTCAACACCAGATGAATATCATGGTAACTCCCAGGCTACGCCACCTGGTTCGTTTCAAATCAGCAGGAGTATATGTTGCTTTGGACATACAGATGCCGGTGGATGAACTGAAGAGTTACCAGGAAAGTTTCCCGGTTGTGCAAGACCTCTTAAAGAAGCTAGACGATAAAAATACCATTACCCTCCTGGATCAGCATATGATAGCCCATGAACGCCTTCGCAATATTATTCAGGACATCACCGAACGCCAGTTACCTAAGGCAGCCAGCGAAAAATACAGAGAACAGAAAACCGGAGAACTCATCATTGAATCACTTGATATGCTTTCACGTTACCTTACAGATGCCAACGGCCTGAGCGCGGCCGACCATGAAAGAGGCCAGAAGACAGAGGTACATTTGCTGAAACATCTGCAGCAACCATCGCCTCCCACCCTCAAACAATTGGCGAGATTTGCCGGTACGAATGAAAAGAAACTGGAAGAGATCTTCCGGAGCCGTCACGGTATTACCGTATACGACTTCTTCCAGAATGCGCGTATGCGTATCATTTACCGCAAGCTCACCGAGACGGCTGTGCCTCTTCAGGACCTTGCTGAAGAATTCGGCTATACGGATTATTCCAGCTTCTCCTACGCCGTAAAGAAACGCTTTTCAATGAGCCCCCGTGAACTGAGAAAGAACAGTAGCATCAATTCCTGA